A single region of the Manihot esculenta cultivar AM560-2 chromosome 12, M.esculenta_v8, whole genome shotgun sequence genome encodes:
- the LOC110627304 gene encoding glucan endo-1,3-beta-glucosidase 12: protein MERSFISYLLLLLCIFTFSDAGSIGVNYGRIADNIPSAVKVVQLLKSQGLERVKVFDADPTVLRALSGSGIKVTVDLPNELLYSAAKTQSFAFSWVQRNVASYYPSTQIEAIAVGNEVFVDPHNTTKLLIPAMKNIHQALVKLNLHSAIKVSSPIALSALQSSYPSSAGAFRSELVEPVFKPMLDFLRETGSFLMVNAYPFFAYESNSDVISLDYALFRENPGVVDSGNGLRYFSLFDAQIDAVFAALSALKYDDIKMVVTETGWPSKGDENEIGASVENAAAYNGNLVRRILTGGGTPLRPKADLTVYLFALFNEDEKNGPTSERNYGLFYPNEQKVYDIPFTVEGLKNYTDRRSPVSGGQKVNPPVNGGVSKSTTGNTWCVGNPEAGKEKLQAALDYACGEGGADCRPIQPGATCYDPNTVVAHASFAFNSYYQKKGREIGTCYFGGAAYIVTQAPKYGKCEFPTGY from the exons ATGGAGCGTAGTTTCATCTCATACTTGCTCTTACTTCTTTGCATTTTCACTTTTTCAG ATGCGGGCTCAATCGGAGTAAACTATGGAAGAATCGCTGATAATATACCTTCTGCGGTGAAAGTGGTGCAGCTCCTCAAGTCTCAGGGTCTGGAACGGGTCAAGGTTTTCGACGCTGACCCTACTGTCCTCAGAGCTTTATCAGGATCTGGGATTAAAGTCACCGTCGACTTACCTAACGAACTCCTCTATTCCGCTGCCAAAACTCAGTCCTTTGCCTTCTCATGGGTCCAAAGAAATGTCGCCTCTTACTACCCTTCCACCCAAATCGAAGCCATTGCCGTGGGTAACGAAGTTTTCGTTGATCCACACAACACTACCAAGTTGCTCATACCTGCCATGAAAAATATACACCAAGCTCTAGTCAAGCTTAATCTTCACTCCGCCATTAAAGTCTCTTCACCAATAGCACTCAGTGCTCTCCAATCCTCTTACCCGTCGTCCGCCGGAGCATTCCGATCCGAACTTGTTGAACCCGTTTTCAAGCCAATGTTGGATTTTCTCCGAGAAACCGGTTCGTTCCTCATGGTTAATGCGTACCCGTTTTTCGCTTACGAGTCGAACTCGGATGTCATTTCTCTTGACTACGCGTTGTTTAGAGAGAACCCTGGTGTGGTGGATTCAGGTAATGGGTTGCGTTACTTCAGCCTCTTTGATGCTCAAATCGACGCCGTTTTCGCCGCGTTATCTGCTTTGAAATACGACGACATCAAGATGGTTGTCACCGAGACTGGATGGCCCTCAAAGGGAGACGAGAATGAGATAGGTGCTAGCGTAGAAAACGCCGCTGCATACAACGGCAATCTTGTCCGTAGGATTCTCACAGGTGGTGGGACCCCTCTGAGACCAAAGGCAGATCTCACCGTCTATCTTTTTGCTCTCTTCAATGAGGACGAAAAGAACGGGCCCACATCGGAGAGAAATTATGGCCTCTTTTATCCCAACGAGCAAAAAGTTTATGACATCCCTTTTACAGTGGAGGGCCTGAAGAATTACACGGACCGCCGATCACCGGTATCCGGTGGTCAAAAGGTGAATCCTCCAGTCAACGGTGGAGTATCCAAGAGCACTACGGGCAACACATGGTGCGTGGGGAATCCAGAAGCTGGTAAGGAGAAGCTGCAGGCTGCATTAGATTATGCGTGTGGTGAAGGAGGAGCTGATTGCCGTCCGATCCAGCCAGGCGCGACGTGTTACGATCCTAACACAGTCGTGGCCCATGCCTCTTTCGCCTTCAACAGTTATTATCAGAAGAAAGGGCGGGAGATTGGCACCTGTTATTTCGGAGGAGCAGCGTATATCGTTACGCAAGCACCAA AGTACGGGAAGTGCGAGTTTCCCACAGGATATTGA